CTTCGGCACGTGCATCTGGAAGCCTGCGCGGATCGCCCGCATCCGATCCTCCGCGCGGGCGTAGGCTGTCAACGCCAGCGCGGGCGTTTTACTGCCGCGATCCTCGGCGAGCGCCCGCACTTGCTTCATGAACTCGTAGCCGTCTCGCGTCGGGAGGCCGATGTCGCTCACCACCACGTCCGGCCGCTCGGCCTGAAGTACCTCCATCCCCTCGGCTGCGGTCGCGGCGGTAAA
The Tepidisphaeraceae bacterium DNA segment above includes these coding regions:
- a CDS encoding response regulator; this encodes FTAATAAEGMEVLQAERPDVVVSDIGLPTRDGYEFMKQVRALAEDRGSKTPALALTAYARAEDRMRAIRAGFQMHVPKPVEPAELITMVASLAGRA